GAGGGCGCTGATCGGCGTGGGGCCCGCCATGGCGTCCGGGAGCCAGGTGTGCAGCGGGAACTGGGCGCTCTTGCCCGCGACCCCGGCGAGCAGCAGCAGCGCGGCCGCCGTCGCCGTCGACTGGGGGAGGTCGCCGGCCGTCCGGACGATCCGGTCGATCTGGAACGTCCCGGCGCCCGCGCCGAGCACGATCACGCCGATGAGGAAGCCGACGTCGCCGAGCCGCGTGACGAGGAACGCCTTGACCGCCGCCCGCGAGTTGGCCCGCTCCTCCCAGTGGTGCCCGATCAGGAAGTACGAGCAGATGCCCATGACCTCCCAGCCGGCATACAGGACGAGCAGGTCGCCGGAGTAGACGACCAGCAGCATCGCGGACGTGAACAGCGAGATGAACGCGGCGTAGGAGGAGTACCGGCGGTCGGCGGACATGTACGCGACCGAGAACACCTGGACGGCGAGCGCCACGCAGCAGACCATGAGGCCGACCACCGCGGCCAGGCCGTCCACCTGGAGCCCGACCCTGATCGGCACCGACCCGGTCTCGACGAGGGTGAGCGCGCCGGTGCGCTCGCCGGGGTCGCGCCAGACGGCGAACGCGACGACCGCCGACAGGACGAGCGACACCGCGACCGGCGCGCACGCGATCAGCGCGGGGCCGTTGCGCAGCGGCGACCCCGCGGGGGCGCCGCGCAGGACCCGGGTCAGGGACGGGCCGAACAGCATGCCGGCGAAGGCGGCGAGGAACGGCGGCAGCGCGACGAGGGACGCGAGCCAGATCACGGCGCCGCCTCCTCGTGGGCGGGCGCCGGTTCGGGAGCGGCGTCCCCTCCCGCGGATGCGCGTCCGGCCGGGCGGGGGGCCGCGACCTCGATGCCCTCGGTGTCCTTCGCGTCCTCGGAGAGGGCGCGGAGGCGGTCGACGTCGATCATCTGCCGGTTGCGGAACACCAGCAGCACGATCGCGAGGCCGAGCCCGATCTCCGCCGCGGCGATCACGATGGTGAACAGCGTGAGGACCTGGCCGCCGTGCAGGCGGTCCCGGTACCAGACGTCGAACGTGACGAGGTTGAGGTTCACCGCGTTCAGCATCAGCTCGACCGACATCAGGACGAGGATCGCGTTGCGGCGCGCCAGCACCCCGTACACGCCGACGGAGAACAGCAGGGCGGCGACGACCGTCGGGTAGGCGAGATGC
The sequence above is a segment of the Actinomadura coerulea genome. Coding sequences within it:
- the nuoK gene encoding NADH-quinone oxidoreductase subunit NuoK; the protein is MHLAYPTVVAALLFSVGVYGVLARRNAILVLMSVELMLNAVNLNLVTFDVWYRDRLHGGQVLTLFTIVIAAAEIGLGLAIVLLVFRNRQMIDVDRLRALSEDAKDTEGIEVAAPRPAGRASAGGDAAPEPAPAHEEAAP